In the genome of Oscarella lobularis chromosome 1, ooOscLobu1.1, whole genome shotgun sequence, one region contains:
- the LOC136199418 gene encoding zinc metalloproteinase-disintegrin-like jararhagin isoform X2, with amino-acid sequence MSSPRSSHFVSFAILLLASILFETSRGEKEIVLPRDKFGQPLGRRFTAKKGGGHVDETTVRLQVFGKELVLGLELNTNLLSENYVSLSFTQEGKIITKKGIDNCYYHGRVSGFAHSSAVISSCNGLEGVFFYGSDLDTYFYINPLKDELDGSFLHSIERASDLEAFPITNTCGNESNRTHRFSNPIRSPFAEHEIAKRSQMRIPRDVTGETKYVELLLVNDNSRFNTSGSVAAVEFQTVRIANIADDNYRRQLNTRVVLVGVITWNNGDQIEVSSVAGTTLARFAEYRRTVLSQTVPNDVAYLLTQIDFDGSTIGVAYLGGACTVFGAVGAVQFLASAETLASTLTHELGHNLGMNHDDGRPCDICSDSTNGCIMAASFNASRPPTEFAKCSELDYCDYLENGHGSCLFNVPTNAFSPPECGNHFVEEGEECDCGTPAECGALSKCCNSSTCLLQPGSQCANGLCCNTSECSFLHAGVPCRENVTVCDLTEYCSGDNGECPANLHLQDGTACFDLVESKCYDGECNSRLKQCQSIWGFDAIVADDSCYALNVRGDQLGFCARTNGTFFACEAKDQQCGLLFCSGGSTNPMGREITSIAFFTAGAGCRAAYTFDGTEDTPVEGMVSNGITCGQEEICLNQQCMKLSKIVTPCPVGENRQICSGNGVCNSNDECSCSEGYFPHNCTVAPTTALTTAPTTEAVTTALPTTTSVPTTTEPTMTALPATTPSVSAAALTTVTTAALSTTTGKLTPSTTKAELSTKPAITASPKTSLLPTTAKPVTTVPTKTANTKSPTTAEPTTEPIATSEQMTAVSTTVEPTNETKGGGMNWLTFVLAIGLPAIALLLIFAITVICLRRRRQTVNIAKGKGDDPKYYSPKQEADMYETIHYSTTQMRLGALSSKTAKNPAYSSVVPVDPVHKTAENPAYSSVVPVDPVHKTAENPAYSSVVSVDPVHKTAENPAYSSVVLVDPVYEAAENSSVFAVDPIYATVLENETATRPNVDCDEKKTCAYASSKL; translated from the exons ATGAGTTCGCCACGTAGCAGCCACTTCGTTTCATTTGCGATCCTGCTTCTGGCTTCGATTCTATTTGAGACATcgcgaggagaaaaag AAATCGTCTTACCTCGAGACAAATTTGGACAACCGTTAGGCAGGCGTTTTACGGCGAAG AAGGGTGGCGGGCATGTAGATGAAACTACAGTGCGATTGCAAGTATTCGGAAAGGAATTGGTTCTAGGACTGGAGTTGAACAC GAATTTACTTTCAGAAAACTATGTGTCGCTATCATTCACGCAAGAAGGAAAGATAATAACGAAG AAAGGCATTGACAACTGCTATTATCACGGTCGAGTTTCCGGATTTGCTCACTCCAGTGCAGTCATTAGCAGCTGCAACGGATTAGA AGGAGTGTTTTTCTATGGTTCTGACTTGGATACGTATTTCTACATCAATCCGCTCAAGGACGAACTAGATGGCAGTTTCTTGCACTCCATCGAAAGGGCAAGCGACTTGGAGGCGTTTCCTATTACGAATACTTGTG GGAACGAATCCAATCGTACGCATCGTTTTTCAAATCCAATTCGCTCGCCCTTTGCTGAACACGAAATTGCCAAAAGAAGTCAAATGAGG ATTCCCAGAGACGTCACGGGAGAGACAAAGTACGTCGAATTGTTACTAGTGAACGACAACAGTCGA TTCAATACTTCGGGAAGCGTGGCTGCTGTAGAGTTTCAAACAGTCCGGATTGCTAATATTGCTGATGAC AATTATAGACGGCAGCTGAATACGAGAGTCGTTTTAGTCGGAGTAATAACGTGGAACAACGGAGATCAAATTGAAGTCAGCTCTGTCGCCGGTACTACTCTTGCACGATTCGCCGAATATCGTCGAACTGTCTTGTCGCAAACCGTTCCCAACGACGTTGCTTATCTTCTAAC GCAAATCGACTTTGACGGAAGCACCATCGGCGTAGCTTACCTAGGCGGAGCGTGCACCGTGTTTGGCGCTGTTGGTGCCGTTCAG TTCCTTGCGTCGGCCGAAACATTGGCTTCGACCCTGACCCACGAGTTGGGACACAACTTGGGAATGAATCACGATGATGGCC GTCCTTGTGACATTTGCTCTGATTCTACAAATGGGTGCATTATGGCGGCTTCTTTTAA TGCAAGCCGACCGCCTACTGAATTCGCGAAATGCAGCGAGCTAGACTATTGTGACTATTTAGAAAACGGACACGGGAGTTGTCTCTTCAACGTTCCTACTAAC GCATTCAGTCCTCCTGAATGTGGAAATCATTTTGTGGAGGAAGGAGAGGAGTGCGATTGTGGAACTCCAGCG GAATGCGGTGCTCTAAGCAAATGCTGCAACAGCTCTACTTGCTTGCTGCAGCCTGGATCCCAGTGTGCGAACGGACTTTGCTGCAATACTAGCGAGTGCTCA TTTTTACATGCAGGAGTTCCATGTCGGGAAAACGTGACAGTGTGCGACTTGACGGAATATTGCTCGGGCGATAACGGAGAG TGCCCGGCAAACCTTCATCTGCAGGACGGGACGGCGTGCTTTGATCTCGTTGAA TCAAAATGCTACGACGGAGAGTGCAACAGCCGCCTAAAACAGTGCCAGTCTATTTGGGGATTTG ACGCAATTGTCGCAGACGACAGCTGTTATGCTCTTAACGTCCGAGGAGACCAACTCGGATTTTGCGCACGAACTAATGGTACCTTTTTTGCGTGTGAAGCCAA AGATCAGCAATGCGGACTCCTCTTTTGCTCAGGAGGCTCAACCAATCCCATGGGTCGGGAAATCACTAGCATAGCGTTTTTTACCGCAGGCGCCGGTTGTCG GGCAGCCTACACGTTTGATGGAACCGAAGACACACCTGTGGAAGGAATGGTTAGTAATGGAATCACCTGCGGTCAGGAAGAG ATTTGTCTCAATCAACAGTGCATGAAGCTGAGTAAGATAGTAACGCCTTGCCCGGTCGGAGAAAATCGCCAAATCTGCTCGGGAAACGGGGTGTGCAACAGTAACGACGAGTGCTCTTGCAGCGAAGGATACTTTCCTCACAACTGCACAGTCGCGCCGACGACTGCGTTAACTACTGCTCCTACAACTGAGGCAGTGACGACAGCTTTACCAACGACCACCTCAgtgccgacgacgacagagCCTACGATGACTGCTTTGCCAGCTACAACTCCGTCAGTATCTGCAGCCGCTCTGACGACTGTGACAACAGCTGCtctttcaacgacgactggAAAATTAACGCCATCCACTACAAAAGCTGAGCTTTCTACAAAGCCTGCAATCACTGCCTCACCAAAAACGTCTCTGTTACCGACTACGGCAAAGCCTGTGACTACTGTGCCTACAAAGACTGCAAATACTAAATCGCCAACGACAGCTGAGCCTACTACAGAGCCAATAGCGACATCTGAACAAATGACTGCTGTTTCAACAACCGTAGAGCCTACTAATGAAACAAAAG GTGGTGGCATGAATTGGTTGACTTTTGTTCTGGCTATTGGACTTCCAGCTATTGCTCTATTGCTGATTTTTGCGATAACTGTCATTTGCTTGCGAAGAAGACGGCAAACGGTAAATAttgcaaaaggaaagggCGATGATCCAAAGTACTATTCCCCTAAACAAGAGGCTGACATGTATGAAACAATACATTACTCAACCACGCAGATGAGACTCGGAGCGCTGTCTAGCAAAACGGCCAAAAATCCAGCTTATTCTAGCGTTGTTCCAGTCGATCCAGTGCACAAAACGGCCGAAAATCCAGCTTATTCTAGCGTTGTTCCAGTCGATCCAGTGCACAAAACGGCCGAAAATCCAGCTTATTCTAGCGTTGTTTCAGTCGATCCAGTGCACAAAACGGCCGAAAATCCAGCTTATTCTAGCGTTGTTCTAGTCGATCCAGTGTACGAAGCGGCCGAAAATTCTAGCGTTTTTGCAGTCGATCCAATATACGCTactgttttagaaaatgagACAGCCACTAGGCCGAACGTAGACTGTgatgagaaaaagacgtgcgCATACGCCTCCTCGAAATTATGA
- the LOC136199418 gene encoding zinc metalloproteinase-disintegrin-like jararhagin isoform X1: MSSPRSSHFVSFAILLLASILFETSRGEKEIVLPRDKFGQPLGRRFTAKKGGGHVDETTVRLQVFGKELVLGLELNTNLLSENYVSLSFTQEGKIITKKGIDNCYYHGRVSGFAHSSAVISSCNGLEGVFFYGSDLDTYFYINPLKDELDGSFLHSIERASDLEAFPITNTCGNESNRTHRFSNPIRSPFAEHEIAKRSQMRIPRDVTGETKYVELLLVNDNSRFNTSGSVAAVEFQTVRIANIADDNYRRQLNTRVVLVGVITWNNGDQIEVSSVAGTTLARFAEYRRTVLSQTVPNDVAYLLTQIDFDGSTIGVAYLGGACTVFGAVGAVQFLASAETLASTLTHELGHNLGMNHDDGRPCDICSDSTNGCIMAASFNASRPPTEFAKCSELDYCDYLENGHGSCLFNVPTNAFSPPECGNHFVEEGEECDCGTPAECGALSKCCNSSTCLLQPGSQCANGLCCNTSECSFLHAGVPCRENVTVCDLTEYCSGDNGECPANLHLQDGTACFDLVESKCYDGECNSRLKQCQSIWGFDAIVADDSCYALNVRGDQLGFCARTNGTFFACEAKDQQCGLLFCSGGSTNPMGREITSIAFFTAGAGCRAAYTFDGTEDTPVEGMVSNGITCGQEEICLNQQCMKLSKIVTPCPVGENRQICSGNGVCNSNDECSCSEGYFPHNCTVAPTTALTTAPTTEAVTTALPTTTSVPTTTEPTMTALPATTPSVSAAALTTVTTAALSTTTGKLTPSTTKAELSTKPAITASPKTSLLPTTAKPVTTVPTKTANTKSPTTAEPTTEPIATSEQMTAVSTTVEPTNETKEGGGMNWLTFVLAIGLPAIALLLIFAITVICLRRRRQTVNIAKGKGDDPKYYSPKQEADMYETIHYSTTQMRLGALSSKTAKNPAYSSVVPVDPVHKTAENPAYSSVVPVDPVHKTAENPAYSSVVSVDPVHKTAENPAYSSVVLVDPVYEAAENSSVFAVDPIYATVLENETATRPNVDCDEKKTCAYASSKL; the protein is encoded by the exons ATGAGTTCGCCACGTAGCAGCCACTTCGTTTCATTTGCGATCCTGCTTCTGGCTTCGATTCTATTTGAGACATcgcgaggagaaaaag AAATCGTCTTACCTCGAGACAAATTTGGACAACCGTTAGGCAGGCGTTTTACGGCGAAG AAGGGTGGCGGGCATGTAGATGAAACTACAGTGCGATTGCAAGTATTCGGAAAGGAATTGGTTCTAGGACTGGAGTTGAACAC GAATTTACTTTCAGAAAACTATGTGTCGCTATCATTCACGCAAGAAGGAAAGATAATAACGAAG AAAGGCATTGACAACTGCTATTATCACGGTCGAGTTTCCGGATTTGCTCACTCCAGTGCAGTCATTAGCAGCTGCAACGGATTAGA AGGAGTGTTTTTCTATGGTTCTGACTTGGATACGTATTTCTACATCAATCCGCTCAAGGACGAACTAGATGGCAGTTTCTTGCACTCCATCGAAAGGGCAAGCGACTTGGAGGCGTTTCCTATTACGAATACTTGTG GGAACGAATCCAATCGTACGCATCGTTTTTCAAATCCAATTCGCTCGCCCTTTGCTGAACACGAAATTGCCAAAAGAAGTCAAATGAGG ATTCCCAGAGACGTCACGGGAGAGACAAAGTACGTCGAATTGTTACTAGTGAACGACAACAGTCGA TTCAATACTTCGGGAAGCGTGGCTGCTGTAGAGTTTCAAACAGTCCGGATTGCTAATATTGCTGATGAC AATTATAGACGGCAGCTGAATACGAGAGTCGTTTTAGTCGGAGTAATAACGTGGAACAACGGAGATCAAATTGAAGTCAGCTCTGTCGCCGGTACTACTCTTGCACGATTCGCCGAATATCGTCGAACTGTCTTGTCGCAAACCGTTCCCAACGACGTTGCTTATCTTCTAAC GCAAATCGACTTTGACGGAAGCACCATCGGCGTAGCTTACCTAGGCGGAGCGTGCACCGTGTTTGGCGCTGTTGGTGCCGTTCAG TTCCTTGCGTCGGCCGAAACATTGGCTTCGACCCTGACCCACGAGTTGGGACACAACTTGGGAATGAATCACGATGATGGCC GTCCTTGTGACATTTGCTCTGATTCTACAAATGGGTGCATTATGGCGGCTTCTTTTAA TGCAAGCCGACCGCCTACTGAATTCGCGAAATGCAGCGAGCTAGACTATTGTGACTATTTAGAAAACGGACACGGGAGTTGTCTCTTCAACGTTCCTACTAAC GCATTCAGTCCTCCTGAATGTGGAAATCATTTTGTGGAGGAAGGAGAGGAGTGCGATTGTGGAACTCCAGCG GAATGCGGTGCTCTAAGCAAATGCTGCAACAGCTCTACTTGCTTGCTGCAGCCTGGATCCCAGTGTGCGAACGGACTTTGCTGCAATACTAGCGAGTGCTCA TTTTTACATGCAGGAGTTCCATGTCGGGAAAACGTGACAGTGTGCGACTTGACGGAATATTGCTCGGGCGATAACGGAGAG TGCCCGGCAAACCTTCATCTGCAGGACGGGACGGCGTGCTTTGATCTCGTTGAA TCAAAATGCTACGACGGAGAGTGCAACAGCCGCCTAAAACAGTGCCAGTCTATTTGGGGATTTG ACGCAATTGTCGCAGACGACAGCTGTTATGCTCTTAACGTCCGAGGAGACCAACTCGGATTTTGCGCACGAACTAATGGTACCTTTTTTGCGTGTGAAGCCAA AGATCAGCAATGCGGACTCCTCTTTTGCTCAGGAGGCTCAACCAATCCCATGGGTCGGGAAATCACTAGCATAGCGTTTTTTACCGCAGGCGCCGGTTGTCG GGCAGCCTACACGTTTGATGGAACCGAAGACACACCTGTGGAAGGAATGGTTAGTAATGGAATCACCTGCGGTCAGGAAGAG ATTTGTCTCAATCAACAGTGCATGAAGCTGAGTAAGATAGTAACGCCTTGCCCGGTCGGAGAAAATCGCCAAATCTGCTCGGGAAACGGGGTGTGCAACAGTAACGACGAGTGCTCTTGCAGCGAAGGATACTTTCCTCACAACTGCACAGTCGCGCCGACGACTGCGTTAACTACTGCTCCTACAACTGAGGCAGTGACGACAGCTTTACCAACGACCACCTCAgtgccgacgacgacagagCCTACGATGACTGCTTTGCCAGCTACAACTCCGTCAGTATCTGCAGCCGCTCTGACGACTGTGACAACAGCTGCtctttcaacgacgactggAAAATTAACGCCATCCACTACAAAAGCTGAGCTTTCTACAAAGCCTGCAATCACTGCCTCACCAAAAACGTCTCTGTTACCGACTACGGCAAAGCCTGTGACTACTGTGCCTACAAAGACTGCAAATACTAAATCGCCAACGACAGCTGAGCCTACTACAGAGCCAATAGCGACATCTGAACAAATGACTGCTGTTTCAACAACCGTAGAGCCTACTAATGAAACAAAAG AAGGTGGTGGCATGAATTGGTTGACTTTTGTTCTGGCTATTGGACTTCCAGCTATTGCTCTATTGCTGATTTTTGCGATAACTGTCATTTGCTTGCGAAGAAGACGGCAAACGGTAAATAttgcaaaaggaaagggCGATGATCCAAAGTACTATTCCCCTAAACAAGAGGCTGACATGTATGAAACAATACATTACTCAACCACGCAGATGAGACTCGGAGCGCTGTCTAGCAAAACGGCCAAAAATCCAGCTTATTCTAGCGTTGTTCCAGTCGATCCAGTGCACAAAACGGCCGAAAATCCAGCTTATTCTAGCGTTGTTCCAGTCGATCCAGTGCACAAAACGGCCGAAAATCCAGCTTATTCTAGCGTTGTTTCAGTCGATCCAGTGCACAAAACGGCCGAAAATCCAGCTTATTCTAGCGTTGTTCTAGTCGATCCAGTGTACGAAGCGGCCGAAAATTCTAGCGTTTTTGCAGTCGATCCAATATACGCTactgttttagaaaatgagACAGCCACTAGGCCGAACGTAGACTGTgatgagaaaaagacgtgcgCATACGCCTCCTCGAAATTATGA